In Actinomadura luzonensis, a single window of DNA contains:
- a CDS encoding glycosyltransferase family 2 protein: protein MPRVRGNDYRVLRPPAHFTPELRVSVVVPAYGAQDKLDLVLQGLARQTYPAELTEIIVVDNGSTPPLRLPEGSAARLVRCERPGRAAARNAGLAEASGDVIHWLDSDVVLTPGAVEAHMRWHHAAPYLSVTGYIRFTSAPLPAALPDDLEAAFEPAEPHAWLVGLVERTDGLTDNPARPFSLHVGGATSVSARLVEAAGPMDEDLIVGQDTEMGYRLAQAGAVFVPEPRARAYHLGPTMRMREQRRVDRVSHAFVADRIPAYQWLRTHPARQWKVPYVTAVLDGTAGYEAVRASVDALLASTVVDLSVLLTGPWDTLDGDRRAPLKDPDLDLVLVQGHYAHEPRVRLAAAGEADPSVPFVLRLPAGLVPGEDSVARLVGLARAEGLGLVELRSPGHDVPARLERASSFARARLVARPGEPLDDAVADVSGVRRVEAGAYGFGDEPGELMGRRAAYQARVQAQAEAARRAKENERLRGQVTRWRDEAARWRRSTVELRREVSALRRELHAAERAQRARRGVRALLAGRVRRALRRGPHD from the coding sequence GTGCCGCGCGTACGCGGCAACGACTACCGCGTCCTGCGGCCGCCCGCGCACTTCACGCCCGAGCTGCGGGTCAGCGTGGTCGTCCCGGCCTACGGCGCGCAGGACAAGCTGGACCTGGTGCTTCAGGGGCTCGCCCGGCAGACGTACCCGGCGGAGCTGACCGAGATCATCGTCGTGGACAACGGCAGCACGCCGCCGCTGCGGCTGCCCGAGGGGTCGGCCGCCCGGCTCGTCCGCTGCGAGCGCCCGGGACGGGCCGCCGCCCGCAACGCCGGGCTCGCCGAGGCCAGCGGCGACGTCATCCACTGGCTCGACTCCGACGTGGTGCTCACGCCGGGCGCTGTCGAGGCGCACATGCGCTGGCACCACGCCGCGCCCTACCTGTCGGTGACCGGCTACATCCGCTTCACCTCCGCGCCGCTGCCCGCCGCGCTGCCGGACGACCTGGAGGCCGCGTTCGAGCCGGCCGAGCCGCACGCCTGGCTGGTCGGGCTGGTCGAGCGCACCGACGGGCTCACCGACAACCCGGCGCGGCCGTTCAGCCTGCACGTCGGCGGCGCCACGTCCGTCAGCGCCCGCCTGGTCGAGGCCGCCGGCCCCATGGACGAGGACCTCATCGTCGGCCAGGACACCGAGATGGGCTACCGGCTGGCCCAGGCGGGCGCGGTGTTCGTGCCCGAGCCGCGGGCCCGCGCCTACCACCTCGGCCCGACCATGCGCATGCGCGAGCAGCGGCGCGTCGACCGGGTCAGCCACGCCTTCGTCGCCGACCGCATCCCCGCCTACCAGTGGCTGCGCACGCATCCGGCGCGGCAGTGGAAGGTGCCGTACGTGACCGCCGTCCTCGACGGCACGGCCGGCTACGAGGCCGTCCGCGCGAGCGTGGACGCCCTGCTGGCCTCGACGGTCGTGGACCTGTCGGTGCTCCTGACCGGCCCCTGGGACACGCTCGACGGCGACCGCCGCGCCCCGCTCAAGGACCCGGACCTGGACCTCGTCCTGGTGCAGGGCCACTACGCGCACGAGCCCCGCGTCCGCCTGGCCGCCGCCGGCGAGGCGGACCCGTCGGTGCCCTTCGTGCTGCGCCTGCCCGCCGGCCTGGTGCCCGGCGAGGACAGCGTGGCGCGGCTGGTCGGCCTGGCCCGCGCCGAGGGGCTGGGCCTGGTCGAGCTGCGCTCGCCCGGGCACGACGTCCCGGCCCGGCTCGAACGCGCCTCCTCCTTCGCCCGCGCCCGCCTCGTCGCCCGCCCAGGGGAGCCGCTGGACGACGCGGTGGCGGACGTGTCGGGCGTGCGCCGGGTCGAGGCCGGCGCGTACGGGTTCGGCGACGAGCCCGGTGAGCTGATGGGACGGCGGGCCGCGTACCAGGCCAGGGTCCAGGCGCAGGCCGAGGCGGCCCGGCGGGCCAAGGAGAACGAGCGGCTGCGCGGCCAGGTCACCAGGTGGCGCGACGAGGCGGCCCGCTGGCGCAGGAGCACCGTCGAGCTGCGCCGCGAGGTGAGCGCGCTGCGCCGCGAGCTGCACGCCGCCGAGCGCGCCCAGCGGGCCCGCCGCGGCGTGCGCGCCCTCCTCGCCGGCCGCGTGCGCCGCGCCCTGCGCCGCGGCCCGCACGACTAG
- a CDS encoding STAS domain-containing protein — protein sequence MTAAPLSLAASRRPDGTSVLAVTGEIDMSNAGVLDDALTRTTGSVLVDLSGVEYLDSAGLTVLFTHAERIRLVANPLLEPVLTISGLTELVPVEGVADEE from the coding sequence ATGACCGCCGCCCCTCTGAGCCTGGCCGCCTCGCGGCGGCCCGACGGCACTTCGGTCCTCGCCGTCACGGGTGAGATCGACATGAGCAACGCCGGCGTCCTCGACGACGCCCTGACCAGGACGACCGGCTCCGTCCTGGTCGACCTGAGCGGCGTGGAGTACCTGGACAGCGCCGGCCTGACCGTGCTGTTCACCCACGCGGAACGCATCCGGCTGGTCGCCAACCCGCTGCTGGAGCCCGTCCTGACGATCTCCGGGCTCACCGAGCTGGTCCCCGTGGAGGGCGTCGCGGACGAGGAGTGA